Proteins from a genomic interval of Chitinophagales bacterium:
- the amt gene encoding ammonium transporter codes for MNEALFVTNNLWMMIATVLVFIMHLGFSCLESGLVRSKNVVNILFKNVMVIAIGLLTYTLVGFNLMYPGEAFAGSFFGFSGFGLTAPEGEAIAYAGGAYTYWTDFIFQAMFAATAATIVSGAVAERIKLESFLLFAMIFVAISYPITGMWQWGGGWLKAMGFYDFAGSTLVHAVGGWGALAAILILGPRKGKYVDGKIRPIPGHSMPLAAMGVFFLWFGWFGFNGGSVLSADPSAVSLVFVTTSIAAAAGAVGAFFVSYLMFKTHDLSMVLNGILGGLVGITAGADLMGPTSALLIGLIAGCIIPLSVVFFDKIKADDPVGATSVHLVCGIWGTLAVGIFGAKAGFAQLINQLIGTVAVGAFTFAFAFGLMYALKVTVGIRVTEQEEDEGLDIAEHGMSSYTGFIGG; via the coding sequence ATGAACGAAGCATTATTTGTAACAAACAATCTTTGGATGATGATTGCCACAGTGCTGGTATTCATTATGCACCTGGGATTTTCTTGTTTGGAATCTGGTTTGGTGCGTTCCAAAAACGTGGTGAACATTTTGTTTAAAAACGTAATGGTCATAGCCATTGGCTTATTGACCTATACTTTGGTAGGATTCAATTTGATGTATCCTGGAGAAGCCTTTGCAGGAAGTTTCTTTGGTTTTTCAGGTTTTGGATTGACTGCACCTGAAGGAGAGGCAATCGCCTATGCAGGAGGAGCTTATACGTATTGGACGGATTTCATTTTCCAAGCCATGTTTGCAGCTACAGCAGCTACGATTGTATCAGGAGCAGTTGCAGAACGCATCAAATTGGAAAGTTTCTTGTTGTTCGCCATGATTTTCGTAGCGATTTCTTACCCCATCACAGGTATGTGGCAGTGGGGCGGAGGCTGGTTGAAAGCAATGGGTTTCTACGATTTTGCAGGATCTACTTTGGTTCATGCTGTTGGAGGCTGGGGAGCTTTGGCCGCTATTTTGATTTTGGGCCCTCGTAAGGGAAAATATGTAGATGGAAAAATTCGACCTATTCCTGGACACAGTATGCCTTTAGCTGCAATGGGTGTTTTCTTTTTGTGGTTTGGCTGGTTTGGCTTCAATGGCGGTTCTGTTTTGTCTGCCGATCCAAGTGCAGTTTCTTTGGTATTTGTGACTACTTCAATTGCAGCGGCAGCAGGAGCAGTAGGGGCATTTTTTGTGTCTTACTTGATGTTCAAAACCCACGATTTGTCTATGGTATTGAACGGTATTTTAGGCGGTTTGGTTGGAATCACAGCTGGTGCTGACTTGATGGGACCAACTTCTGCATTGTTGATTGGATTGATTGCAGGGTGTATCATTCCTTTATCGGTTGTATTTTTTGACAAAATCAAAGCGGACGATCCTGTGGGCGCAACCTCTGTGCATTTGGTATGTGGTATTTGGGGAACACTTGCCGTGGGTATTTTTGGAGCAAAAGCTGGTTTCGCACAGCTTATCAATCAGTTGATTGGTACAGTTGCAGTAGGTGCTTTCACTTTTGCATTTGCTTTTGGGTTGATGTATGCCTTGAAAGTAACCGTAGGTATCCGAGTGACCGAACAGGAGGAAGATGAAGGTTTGGACATTGCAGAACACGGAATGTCTTCTTATACAGGCTTTATTGGAGGCTAA
- the nudK gene encoding GDP-mannose pyrophosphatase NudK, translating into MNENIKITQTELLSDNWYRLNKVTYQYRKKNGEWETQVREAYDRGNGATILLYNTEKKTIILTRQFRLPTYVNGNEDGMMIEACAGLLDENNAEDCIRKETEEETGYKVSKVQKIFEAYMSPGSVTEIVHFFIAEYAEEMKVGDGGGLAEEQENIEVLELDFEAAYNMIAKGKIKDGKTIMLLQYAKLQGLL; encoded by the coding sequence ATGAATGAAAATATCAAAATCACCCAAACCGAACTCTTGTCTGACAATTGGTACAGACTCAACAAAGTGACCTACCAATACCGCAAAAAAAACGGTGAATGGGAAACTCAGGTAAGAGAAGCCTACGACCGAGGCAATGGCGCAACGATTTTGCTCTACAATACCGAAAAAAAGACCATCATTTTAACCCGACAGTTTAGACTACCTACTTATGTCAATGGCAATGAGGATGGTATGATGATTGAAGCCTGTGCTGGACTTTTGGACGAGAACAATGCGGAGGATTGCATCAGAAAGGAAACGGAGGAAGAAACGGGCTACAAAGTGTCGAAAGTTCAAAAGATTTTTGAAGCCTATATGTCACCTGGTTCTGTGACAGAAATTGTCCATTTTTTCATTGCAGAATATGCGGAGGAGATGAAAGTGGGCGATGGTGGAGGTTTGGCAGAAGAGCAGGAAAACATTGAAGTCTTGGAATTGGATTTTGAAGCAGCTTACAACATGATTGCCAAAGGTAAAATCAAGGATGGAAAAACGATTATGTTGCTGCAATATGCGAAATTGCAGGGGCTTTTGTAG
- a CDS encoding 3-hydroxyanthranilate 3,4-dioxygenase, translated as MAITKPFNLQKWIDDNRDLLKPPVGNKNLYVDSGDYIVMIVAGPNARKDFHYNETEELFYQLEGDILVKVQDEGKVVDVPIKEGDMFLLPAKMPHSPIRSAGSIGLVIERKRKGKGYEDGLMWFCENCNTKLHDTYFELQNVEKDFQPRFKEFYSSEDKRTCPNCGHVMEVDERFV; from the coding sequence ATGGCTATCACAAAACCTTTTAACCTCCAAAAATGGATTGACGACAACCGAGATTTATTGAAGCCCCCTGTCGGTAACAAAAACTTATATGTCGATTCTGGCGATTACATCGTGATGATTGTTGCAGGCCCTAATGCCCGCAAAGATTTTCACTATAATGAAACCGAAGAGTTGTTTTATCAATTGGAAGGAGATATTTTGGTGAAGGTGCAAGACGAAGGAAAAGTCGTAGATGTGCCTATCAAAGAAGGAGATATGTTTTTATTGCCCGCCAAAATGCCTCATTCTCCTATTCGCAGCGCAGGCTCGATTGGTTTGGTCATTGAGCGCAAACGCAAGGGAAAAGGCTATGAAGATGGTTTGATGTGGTTCTGTGAGAACTGCAATACCAAACTGCACGATACCTATTTTGAGCTTCAAAATGTAGAAAAAGATTTCCAGCCTCGCTTCAAAGAGTTCTACAGCTCGGAAGACAAACGAACTTGCCCTAATTGTGGGCATGTAATGGAAGTGGATGAACGTTTTGTGTAG
- a CDS encoding outer membrane beta-barrel protein has protein sequence MKTMRLFGIIFLLSALSFNVYAQDESKHNFSLLGYVDAYYQYNLNKPLSRTNTGRIFDLNHDNISLGLAKTMFTYSNDKSEAVLDLTFGPNAELGNFGNIGTALAIKQAYLAYNISDAVKFTIGQYGTHIGYELIDAPDNFNYSLSYLFGNGPFYHTGAKIDIAASDKLGFMAGIVNGWDALADYNDKKSIALQASLAPSDNFSVYLNWIGGDEYGGGSAFGETKGSFTSLFDLTTSYTIELDTTGKSLLLGLNAALGSFKAGDDSDFAPSAPYDADATWAGAALYLNYHFTGNSGVGLRAEYFDDPDGVRYFGPLSVFALTLTGDFKVADGAFTFKPEIRFDNSSDPFFEGEDGALKTSQTTVGAAFIYNFGHDFK, from the coding sequence ATGAAAACAATGAGACTTTTCGGTATTATATTCTTATTGTCTGCTCTGTCCTTCAATGTCTATGCACAGGACGAAAGCAAACACAACTTTTCTTTGTTGGGCTATGTAGATGCCTATTACCAGTACAATCTTAACAAACCACTTTCGAGAACAAATACTGGGCGTATTTTTGACCTCAATCATGACAACATTTCTCTAGGACTCGCTAAAACGATGTTTACCTACAGCAATGACAAGTCGGAAGCTGTATTGGACTTGACTTTTGGTCCAAATGCAGAACTCGGCAACTTTGGCAACATAGGAACGGCTTTGGCCATCAAACAAGCATATTTGGCTTACAATATTTCGGATGCCGTAAAATTTACGATTGGTCAATACGGTACACACATTGGGTATGAACTCATTGATGCGCCTGATAACTTCAATTACAGCCTTTCCTACCTATTCGGCAATGGTCCTTTTTACCATACAGGTGCAAAGATTGACATTGCAGCAAGCGATAAACTGGGTTTTATGGCGGGGATTGTCAATGGATGGGATGCTTTGGCGGACTACAATGACAAAAAATCCATTGCGCTCCAAGCGAGTCTTGCACCTTCTGATAACTTTAGCGTTTACCTCAATTGGATTGGCGGTGATGAATACGGAGGCGGTTCTGCTTTTGGTGAAACGAAAGGCTCTTTTACCAGCTTATTTGATTTGACAACGAGCTATACCATTGAGTTGGACACGACTGGTAAATCTTTGTTGTTGGGTTTGAATGCTGCTTTGGGTTCTTTTAAGGCGGGTGATGACAGTGATTTTGCACCTTCTGCTCCTTACGATGCGGATGCTACTTGGGCTGGTGCGGCATTGTATCTCAACTACCATTTTACAGGCAATTCTGGAGTTGGTCTAAGGGCAGAATATTTTGATGATCCTGATGGAGTGCGTTACTTTGGACCTTTGTCTGTTTTTGCGCTAACTTTGACGGGGGACTTCAAAGTGGCTGACGGTGCGTTTACCTTCAAACCAGAAATACGATTCGACAATAGCAGCGACCCATTTTTTGAAGGAGAAGACGGTGCGCTGAAAACTTCTCAAACGACTGTTGGTGCTGCATTCATTTACAACTTTGGACACGACTTCAAATAA
- a CDS encoding TPM domain-containing protein, whose translation MKSMKIKPSILSYFIAVLLLLTSIGLTAKDVPYLSGRVNDYGNVLSDAVEQQLEQKLKIHEDSTSNQVVVLTIDALEDEFIEGYSEKVATTWKLGTKNNDNGVLLLVSVQDRKLRIEVGYGLEPYLTDAKSSRIIRNVITPYFRKGDYNGGIVEGVNAIIGTIEGTYVNDGETEYADDEIPMIARLFALFFLFFFLRPFIESAVFSEGFISWFLFVFLSPFVAMLSFAGLGGSFGLLSIGVYGVGFIGMKIFLLTPAGKAMRERYNKKMKERAKMQRQNSRGDNGRGGGTIFWGGGSGGGGGFGGGGGGGFSGGGGSFGGGGASGSW comes from the coding sequence ATGAAAAGCATGAAAATCAAACCTTCAATTTTATCCTATTTTATTGCGGTTTTACTCCTTCTAACAAGCATAGGGCTGACTGCCAAAGATGTACCTTATCTTTCGGGGCGGGTCAATGACTACGGCAATGTATTGTCGGATGCGGTAGAACAACAATTGGAGCAGAAACTAAAAATTCATGAAGATTCGACTTCCAATCAAGTAGTGGTGTTGACCATTGACGCATTGGAGGATGAATTTATTGAAGGGTATTCCGAAAAAGTGGCTACAACCTGGAAACTGGGAACAAAAAACAACGACAATGGCGTATTACTTCTTGTTTCTGTGCAAGATAGAAAACTGCGGATTGAAGTCGGATATGGCTTAGAACCCTACTTGACCGATGCCAAAAGCAGCCGCATCATCCGCAATGTGATTACCCCATATTTCCGCAAAGGAGATTACAATGGCGGCATTGTGGAAGGAGTGAATGCCATAATAGGCACTATTGAAGGAACGTATGTCAATGATGGAGAAACCGAATATGCAGATGACGAAATACCCATGATAGCCAGATTGTTTGCACTCTTTTTCTTGTTCTTTTTTCTGCGTCCTTTCATCGAAAGTGCTGTGTTTTCAGAGGGATTTATCAGTTGGTTTTTGTTCGTTTTTCTGAGTCCATTTGTAGCCATGCTCAGTTTTGCAGGTTTGGGAGGCAGTTTCGGTTTATTGTCAATAGGGGTTTATGGAGTGGGTTTTATTGGCATGAAAATCTTCTTGCTCACTCCTGCTGGTAAAGCGATGAGAGAACGATACAACAAGAAAATGAAAGAACGTGCGAAAATGCAGCGTCAAAATAGCAGAGGAGACAATGGCAGGGGTGGTGGCACTATCTTTTGGGGCGGCGGCTCTGGAGGAGGTGGCGGTTTTGGCGGCGGTGGTGGTGGTGGATTCTCTGGCGGTGGCGGTAGCTTTGGTGGCGGCGGAGCGAGTGGGTCCTGGTGA
- a CDS encoding P-II family nitrogen regulator: MKKIEAIIRSSKFDDVKKALSDIDVNFFTFMEVKGFGRQKHEQVMYRGSVYDVGYIARMRLEIFAVDDKVGEIVNAICRAAKTGEVGDGKVIVTDIEHIVRIRTNETSSEAL, encoded by the coding sequence ATGAAGAAAATTGAAGCAATTATTCGCTCTTCGAAGTTTGACGACGTAAAAAAGGCACTTAGCGATATAGATGTAAACTTTTTCACCTTTATGGAGGTGAAGGGTTTTGGGCGGCAAAAGCATGAACAGGTTATGTATCGAGGAAGTGTTTATGACGTGGGATACATCGCTCGTATGCGACTGGAAATTTTTGCAGTGGACGACAAAGTGGGGGAAATCGTCAATGCGATTTGTCGAGCAGCAAAAACTGGAGAAGTAGGCGATGGAAAAGTAATCGTAACGGACATTGAGCATATTGTACGGATTCGGACCAACGAAACAAGTTCGGAAGCACTTTAG
- a CDS encoding cation-translocating P-type ATPase, with product MSQNNATIKGLTDEEVLQSRQEHGYNRLEYKKENGFLDALKNLAKEPMVALLLVASTIYFVSGNTGDAVFLALAIVLVASISLYQDSRSRNALEKLKDFTQPSCKVIRNGEVVEIKSEELVIGDSMMVEEGTTIAADGVIVQSNDFSVNESILTGESLSVYKDATKADNAIYRGTMVATGLAIATVTAIGNTTKLGQIGKSLESIQEEKTPLELQIFDFVKKMVLIGFVVFLIVWGINYLHTSNVLESLLHALTLAMSILPEEIPVAFTTFMALGAWRLMKMGIVVKQMKTVETLGSATVICTDKTGTITENKMRLAKLFVLSSQQISNPEDTLSEEEKELIRVAMWASEPIPFDPMETALHQAYALQMTNDERMDYKMAHEYPLDGKPPMMTHIFENEQGNRIIAAKGAPEALIAVSNLTATEKTHIEKAIRTLATDGYRVLGVGQATFEGNDFPDKQQDFAFTFKGIVAFYDPPKENIQSVFDGFHAAGIRVKIITGDNAATTTAIAKQVQFRGYEKSLTGDELMQMEDAELQQRVADTHIFTRMFPEAKLRIINALKAGNEIVAMTGDGVNDGPALKAAHIGVAMGKKGTEIAKQAASLILLEDDLSKMLDAIAMGRKIYTNLKKAIQYIISIHIPIILTVFIPLVLGWIYPNIFSPVHVILLELIMGPTCSIIYENEPMEKNTMIQKPRLSTTNFFNLKELITSIIQGLMITAGTLIAYQYAVSQGFNESITRTMVFTVLISANIFLTLVNRSFYYSIFTTLKYKNNLVSLMIGATILITGLLLFVPPFTAFFKFETLNVIQLSIAAAIGFFSVIWYEGVKWRSRNKNSNKM from the coding sequence ATGTCCCAAAACAATGCTACGATAAAAGGTTTGACTGATGAAGAAGTGCTGCAATCGAGGCAGGAACACGGCTACAATAGATTGGAGTACAAAAAAGAAAATGGTTTTTTGGATGCCTTGAAAAACTTGGCAAAAGAGCCGATGGTGGCTTTGCTATTGGTCGCTTCAACTATCTACTTCGTCAGCGGCAATACAGGAGATGCCGTTTTTCTCGCTTTGGCGATTGTGTTGGTTGCCTCCATTTCTTTGTACCAAGATTCGAGAAGCCGCAACGCTTTGGAGAAACTCAAAGATTTCACCCAACCCAGTTGCAAGGTCATTCGCAACGGGGAAGTAGTGGAAATCAAAAGTGAAGAATTGGTCATTGGTGACAGTATGATGGTCGAAGAAGGCACAACGATTGCAGCCGATGGTGTGATTGTACAATCCAACGATTTTTCGGTCAACGAATCCATCCTCACAGGTGAGTCCTTATCGGTTTACAAAGATGCAACGAAAGCCGACAATGCCATTTATAGAGGCACAATGGTTGCCACAGGTTTAGCCATCGCAACGGTTACGGCGATTGGCAATACCACAAAATTGGGGCAGATTGGCAAAAGTTTGGAAAGTATCCAAGAGGAAAAAACTCCTTTGGAATTGCAGATTTTCGATTTTGTCAAAAAAATGGTCCTCATTGGATTTGTGGTGTTTTTGATTGTTTGGGGAATTAACTACTTACACACCTCCAATGTGTTGGAGAGTTTGTTACATGCACTGACACTTGCCATGAGTATCTTGCCCGAAGAAATTCCCGTTGCCTTCACCACCTTTATGGCTCTCGGTGCTTGGCGGTTGATGAAAATGGGCATTGTGGTCAAACAGATGAAAACGGTGGAAACGCTCGGAAGTGCGACGGTCATTTGCACAGACAAAACGGGAACGATTACAGAAAACAAAATGCGCTTGGCAAAACTTTTTGTGCTGTCTTCTCAACAGATTTCCAATCCCGAAGATACATTGAGTGAGGAAGAAAAAGAGTTGATTCGAGTGGCGATGTGGGCAAGCGAGCCGATTCCATTCGATCCAATGGAAACCGCTCTGCACCAAGCCTATGCCCTTCAAATGACAAATGACGAAAGGATGGACTACAAAATGGCGCACGAATATCCGTTGGACGGAAAGCCGCCTATGATGACGCATATCTTTGAAAATGAGCAGGGAAATAGAATTATTGCGGCAAAAGGTGCGCCCGAAGCTTTGATAGCCGTGAGTAACTTGACAGCAACCGAAAAGACACACATTGAAAAAGCAATCCGCACTTTGGCTACTGATGGTTATCGTGTTTTAGGTGTTGGGCAAGCGACTTTTGAAGGGAATGATTTTCCTGATAAACAACAAGATTTTGCGTTTACCTTCAAAGGAATAGTAGCTTTTTACGACCCTCCAAAAGAGAACATTCAATCGGTATTTGACGGTTTTCATGCGGCAGGAATAAGGGTAAAAATCATCACAGGCGACAATGCTGCAACGACTACTGCAATTGCTAAACAGGTGCAGTTCAGAGGCTACGAAAAAAGTTTGACGGGTGATGAGTTGATGCAAATGGAGGATGCCGAACTTCAACAACGAGTGGCAGATACGCATATCTTCACCCGAATGTTTCCCGAAGCCAAGTTGAGAATCATCAATGCCCTCAAGGCTGGCAACGAAATTGTGGCGATGACAGGAGATGGTGTAAATGACGGCCCAGCCCTAAAAGCTGCTCATATTGGCGTGGCGATGGGTAAGAAAGGAACCGAAATCGCCAAACAAGCCGCTTCTTTGATTTTGCTGGAAGATGATTTGTCCAAAATGTTGGATGCTATTGCGATGGGGCGAAAGATTTACACGAACCTCAAAAAAGCCATTCAATACATTATTTCTATTCATATTCCCATCATTCTCACGGTGTTCATTCCTTTGGTTTTAGGCTGGATATACCCCAATATTTTTTCCCCTGTTCATGTCATTTTATTGGAATTGATTATGGGACCAACTTGCTCCATCATTTACGAAAATGAACCCATGGAAAAAAACACCATGATTCAAAAACCCCGACTATCGACCACCAATTTCTTCAATTTGAAGGAATTGATAACAAGCATTATTCAAGGATTGATGATTACGGCAGGAACGTTGATTGCTTATCAATATGCGGTCAGTCAGGGCTTTAATGAGTCCATTACACGAACTATGGTTTTCACGGTACTTATCTCTGCCAACATCTTCCTCACATTGGTCAATCGCTCGTTTTATTATTCTATTTTCACTACGCTGAAATACAAGAACAATTTGGTTTCCTTGATGATTGGAGCAACAATTTTGATTACAGGTTTGTTACTTTTTGTGCCCCCCTTTACAGCGTTTTTCAAATTTGAAACACTGAATGTCATTCAGTTATCCATTGCTGCTGCAATAGGTTTTTTCAGCGTTATTTGGTACGAAGGGGTAAAATGGAGGAGTAGAAATAAAAATTCAAATAAAATGTAG